In one Sporomusa sphaeroides DSM 2875 genomic region, the following are encoded:
- a CDS encoding B12-binding domain-containing radical SAM protein, whose translation MTKGIDLLLVNSFAPRQRIASDAALENGLAVIRTYLEERGFTVYVADEQRVSRVEKGVPQWCTRLLRKLVKLQLHEYSRRFKPLGLLSLLLAWPVQSLTLHFRKKYMEKIINNIVTLVKTEQIPIVGIKLWGGAPYAWSVRLAQRLREANPETIVVVGGPHVKVYGEYVLAEKQFDLAIMGPGEEILEYLLNKRKTVPTKAAFLELVQQEIGPSPVIRTGHYHETGDYMFHSFTVPKYRPVDMADKVWFHTLVDGLGCTWNKCSFCSHTRQNTHYTPRPLAEIKDEITAMTSRGIAFFRFSSSETPIGHGRDIAQMIIDNKIKMNYSMFARPGNVTEYVYESYRLMIRSGLRAVFLGGETGHDEINDKIMNKGVTRKNIIDTIHCIKLAASAENMSCQIVLSMIYPCPVVPGVTLEEVFEQNVSLIIEANPDAVIINPPGVFPGTVWFDDKEKLGFKLGENFVPELMNYEYSIYKPVEFWRKLDYTLNDLDMAKILKEIGRLNRVIVDMGIPINISDDYLMMSQAIGYSSKEDLFEFKKTSFVDIISGTCNYIKHITHKMNERSKQLADANPTVQDNPDPAGIVLKEDH comes from the coding sequence ATGACTAAAGGTATTGATTTATTATTGGTGAACAGCTTTGCGCCCAGACAGCGAATTGCTTCTGATGCGGCACTGGAAAATGGACTGGCCGTCATCCGAACCTATCTGGAAGAACGCGGCTTTACTGTGTATGTTGCCGACGAACAGCGAGTCTCGCGCGTAGAAAAGGGGGTTCCCCAGTGGTGCACCCGGTTGCTGCGCAAACTGGTCAAATTGCAGCTTCACGAATACAGCCGCCGTTTTAAGCCACTGGGCTTGCTTTCCTTGCTGCTGGCTTGGCCGGTTCAGTCGCTAACCCTGCATTTCCGCAAAAAATATATGGAGAAGATTATCAACAATATCGTTACCCTGGTAAAAACCGAGCAAATCCCTATTGTGGGAATCAAGCTTTGGGGCGGCGCTCCTTATGCCTGGAGTGTCAGACTGGCGCAAAGGCTCAGGGAGGCCAATCCTGAAACCATTGTGGTTGTCGGCGGACCGCATGTCAAGGTGTATGGCGAGTATGTGTTAGCCGAGAAGCAGTTTGACTTGGCCATTATGGGCCCTGGCGAAGAAATCCTGGAATATCTGCTCAATAAAAGGAAAACTGTCCCGACAAAAGCCGCTTTCCTCGAACTGGTGCAGCAGGAAATCGGGCCTTCGCCGGTAATCCGGACAGGACACTATCATGAAACCGGCGACTATATGTTCCACTCCTTTACTGTTCCCAAGTACAGGCCTGTAGACATGGCAGACAAGGTATGGTTCCATACCCTGGTCGACGGCCTGGGTTGCACTTGGAATAAGTGCAGCTTTTGCTCACATACCAGGCAAAATACCCATTATACACCACGGCCATTAGCAGAGATAAAAGACGAGATTACGGCAATGACCAGCCGCGGTATCGCCTTTTTCCGGTTCAGCAGCTCAGAAACACCGATAGGGCACGGCCGGGACATCGCACAAATGATTATCGACAATAAGATAAAAATGAATTATTCCATGTTTGCCCGGCCAGGTAATGTAACCGAGTATGTTTATGAGAGCTACCGCCTGATGATCCGCTCCGGCCTCAGAGCCGTATTTTTGGGCGGTGAAACCGGCCATGATGAAATTAATGACAAAATTATGAACAAAGGCGTTACGCGGAAAAACATCATTGACACCATTCATTGCATCAAACTGGCGGCATCGGCCGAAAATATGTCATGCCAGATCGTGTTATCCATGATCTATCCGTGCCCGGTCGTCCCCGGCGTAACCCTGGAAGAGGTTTTCGAGCAAAACGTCAGCTTGATTATCGAAGCCAATCCGGATGCGGTCATCATCAACCCGCCCGGTGTTTTCCCCGGCACAGTCTGGTTTGACGACAAAGAAAAGCTGGGCTTCAAGCTAGGAGAAAACTTTGTCCCGGAACTGATGAACTACGAGTATTCCATCTACAAACCAGTGGAGTTCTGGCGCAAACTGGACTACACGCTCAACGACCTTGATATGGCAAAAATACTAAAAGAAATCGGCAGGTTAAACCGGGTCATTGTGGATATGGGTATTCCCATCAACATTTCTGATGATTATCTGATGATGAGCCAGGCCATCGGCTATAGCTCAAAGGAAGACCTCTTCGAGTTCAAGAAAACTTCTTTTGTCGATATTATCAGCGGCACTTGCAACTATATCAAACACATTACCCATAAAATGAATGAACGCAGCAAACAATTGGCTGACGCCAATCCCACAGTGCAGGATAATCCTGATCCTGCCGGGATTGTATTGAAAGAAGATCATTAA
- a CDS encoding EamA family transporter gives MQKRDILIGLVVVIVWGLNFIAIKVGLRDIPPLLLVALRFVLTCFPVIFFLPRPPISWAWLLALSLSINVGQFSLLFIGMKVGMPAGLASLVLQSQAFFTLLIGVAWLGEQWRWNHLAGLFLAGSGMTIIGSQQGGEMTAAGFGLVIAAAACWGAGNVIMRRATVGIPAFPILSLIVWMGVAAILPLMVLSLWLEGYDAWVAAWHTAGWASLGALIYLALFATIIGYGLWGKLLSRYPAAVVSPFALLVPVVGLTSSVLLLGETVSFWQGVGALLIMIGLVVHVLGANWKVGKKRHENSS, from the coding sequence ATGCAAAAACGGGACATCCTCATCGGCCTGGTGGTTGTTATTGTATGGGGCCTTAATTTTATTGCTATTAAAGTAGGTTTGCGGGATATTCCGCCGCTCTTATTAGTGGCGCTGAGGTTTGTGTTAACCTGCTTCCCGGTTATCTTTTTCCTGCCAAGGCCGCCGATTTCCTGGGCTTGGCTGCTGGCTCTAAGCTTGTCGATAAATGTAGGACAGTTTTCGCTGCTGTTTATCGGGATGAAGGTGGGGATGCCGGCCGGGCTGGCTTCATTAGTTTTGCAATCTCAGGCCTTTTTTACCCTGTTGATAGGCGTTGCATGGCTGGGAGAACAGTGGCGCTGGAACCATCTGGCAGGGCTGTTTTTGGCAGGCAGCGGCATGACCATTATTGGTTCGCAGCAGGGCGGTGAGATGACGGCCGCCGGCTTCGGGCTGGTTATAGCTGCCGCCGCTTGCTGGGGTGCCGGCAATGTCATTATGCGGCGGGCTACCGTGGGAATACCGGCTTTTCCGATATTGTCCCTGATTGTCTGGATGGGTGTGGCGGCTATTTTGCCGTTAATGGTATTGTCCTTATGGCTGGAAGGCTATGATGCCTGGGTGGCCGCTTGGCATACAGCCGGTTGGGCAAGCCTGGGAGCGCTTATCTATTTAGCCCTTTTTGCTACTATCATTGGCTACGGTTTGTGGGGAAAGCTGCTTTCCCGTTATCCCGCAGCAGTGGTTTCCCCATTTGCGCTGTTGGTGCCGGTGGTGGGACTGACCAGCTCGGTCTTGCTGCTGGGAGAGACAGTGTCTTTTTGGCAGGGGGTTGGCGCTTTGCTAATTATGATTGGTTTAGTGGTGCATGTTTTGGGGGCCAATTGGAAGGTGGGGAAAAAACGCCATGAAAATAGTAGTTGA
- a CDS encoding YaiI/YqxD family protein — translation MKIVVDADACPKAVLQLCRQIGSNYAIPVWTVASFNHNIISDHHVIVGSASQEADIKIINLTEPGDIVITQDWGLASMVLGRAAYCLSPVGKEYQPARIEFLLEERELKAKFRRGGGRTKGPGKRTQEDDRRFAAVLEGIIIRTINS, via the coding sequence ATGAAAATAGTAGTTGATGCCGATGCCTGTCCGAAGGCCGTGTTGCAGTTGTGCCGCCAAATCGGGAGCAACTATGCTATCCCGGTTTGGACGGTAGCCAGTTTTAATCACAATATTATCTCAGATCACCATGTAATCGTAGGGAGTGCTTCCCAGGAAGCCGATATAAAGATAATTAACCTGACCGAGCCGGGGGATATTGTCATCACCCAGGATTGGGGCCTGGCCTCGATGGTGCTTGGCAGGGCCGCCTATTGCCTGAGTCCGGTGGGGAAGGAATACCAGCCGGCAAGGATTGAATTCCTGTTAGAAGAACGGGAGCTCAAAGCAAAGTTTCGGCGGGGTGGGGGCAGAACCAAAGGGCCGGGGAAAAGAACCCAGGAAGATGACCGGCGCTTTGCGGCTGTGTTAGAAGGTATTATTATCAGGACAATTAACAGCTAA
- a CDS encoding nucleoid-associated protein, whose amino-acid sequence MLIHIDKAILHILDFNSGVTVFSEQELDITSNSVVAFLTKHIEKLYQDQSAKTGTFYPNSKFRQQVSDYLAGGVDFTGFSIYAAELMYAAMAQADALASTDVLICDFTIDSNRMLALLKCNNKIGFIHQVVQENDKIKNDIINHYAILPGLAQKLDEYAFIDANSLAITFVDKKRSVNGVETYILADQVLECSSRVSPKETLALVNAITRTVAENHGASTVEAVAKAKNYIVENTGISEQLDPVALGKEVFSASPAMQAEYIKEVESAGIAETVKIDKDFAVKKGKSHKIKTDTGIEITFPVDYFESSEYIEFVNNPDGTISIQLKNIGSIINK is encoded by the coding sequence ATGTTGATACATATAGATAAAGCCATTCTGCATATTCTGGATTTTAACTCAGGCGTAACGGTTTTTTCCGAACAGGAGCTGGATATAACCAGTAACAGTGTTGTCGCCTTTTTAACTAAGCATATCGAAAAATTGTATCAGGATCAGAGTGCCAAAACAGGCACTTTTTATCCCAACAGCAAGTTCAGGCAGCAAGTATCAGACTATCTTGCCGGCGGTGTGGATTTCACCGGTTTTTCCATTTATGCCGCCGAATTAATGTATGCTGCGATGGCTCAGGCCGATGCCCTGGCCTCTACCGATGTACTAATTTGCGATTTTACCATTGACAGCAACCGGATGCTTGCGCTGTTAAAATGCAATAACAAAATTGGCTTCATTCATCAGGTGGTACAGGAAAATGACAAAATCAAAAATGACATTATCAACCACTATGCCATCTTGCCGGGGCTGGCGCAAAAGCTGGATGAATATGCCTTTATTGATGCCAATTCACTGGCAATTACCTTTGTTGATAAAAAGCGCTCAGTCAATGGCGTGGAAACCTATATCCTGGCCGATCAGGTATTAGAATGCAGTTCACGGGTTTCACCGAAGGAGACCCTTGCCTTGGTGAATGCCATTACCCGCACAGTAGCGGAAAATCACGGAGCAAGCACTGTCGAGGCAGTGGCTAAAGCCAAAAATTATATTGTGGAGAATACCGGGATTTCCGAACAACTGGACCCGGTGGCCTTAGGCAAAGAGGTGTTCAGCGCTTCGCCTGCCATGCAGGCCGAATATATCAAAGAAGTAGAAAGTGCCGGCATTGCCGAAACTGTCAAAATCGATAAGGATTTTGCCGTTAAAAAGGGAAAAAGCCATAAGATTAAAACCGATACCGGGATTGAAATAACATTTCCTGTGGATTATTTTGAAAGCAGCGAGTATATTGAGTTTGTTAATAATCCGGATGGCACAATATCCATCCAGTTAAAAAATATCGGCAGCATAATCAATAAATAA
- a CDS encoding DUF6173 family protein, with product MTLNPKNWSLPDIPMLKSFSQQLSEFNQPYTAKNMFQQLVERVKDFEAKLDQEHEVGMRLVSFGKSTEFSVSRIGYLDPSLLWFQGVMPDGSEVELVQHVSQINFMLLKVKRKLPQEPRCPIGFCPLLPPAETAIPDRQKIIEANEE from the coding sequence ATGACTTTGAATCCTAAGAATTGGTCTTTGCCCGATATCCCCATGCTGAAGTCCTTTAGCCAGCAGTTGTCTGAATTCAATCAGCCCTATACTGCCAAGAATATGTTTCAGCAGCTTGTGGAGCGGGTCAAGGATTTTGAGGCTAAACTGGACCAGGAGCATGAGGTGGGGATGCGCCTGGTGAGTTTTGGTAAATCAACAGAATTCAGCGTATCACGTATCGGTTATTTGGACCCCAGCTTGCTCTGGTTTCAGGGAGTTATGCCTGATGGCTCGGAGGTTGAGCTTGTCCAGCACGTTAGCCAGATTAATTTTATGCTGCTCAAAGTCAAACGAAAGCTGCCGCAAGAGCCGCGGTGTCCGATCGGTTTTTGTCCGCTATTGCCACCGGCGGAAACAGCCATTCCTGACAGGCAAAAAATAATTGAGGCGAATGAGGAATAA
- a CDS encoding uracil-DNA glycosylase, with translation MNETPKCTKCQHYYITWDKVFPYGCRAMGFKSHRTPAAVVRESSGQECLAYAEKTKGVK, from the coding sequence ATGAACGAGACACCAAAGTGTACCAAATGCCAACACTATTATATTACCTGGGATAAGGTTTTCCCCTATGGCTGTAGAGCCATGGGCTTTAAAAGCCATAGAACTCCTGCTGCTGTTGTCAGGGAGTCGTCCGGACAGGAATGTTTGGCCTATGCCGAAAAAACCAAAGGGGTAAAGTAA